One Pseudodesulfovibrio senegalensis DNA segment encodes these proteins:
- a CDS encoding MASE3 domain-containing protein, which translates to MTRKSLLTVLCGLVILGVLLVMSRSNYLFFHCLAQTISIAVAWAVFVVSWNSRRVVQNNYMLFLGIGFLFCSSLDFLHTLAFTGMGVFPNHGPNLHSSLWLGARFIQTGALLIAPVFVRRSLNAYGAFACFALVTAALAGAIFTGVFPVCWVEGYGPTHFRTFSEYAIAAGMLAAAFKLYTERDQFSTTVLRMLMAYILFTAVQEVCFAQGGVAGGPFMLAGHLLKILAVYCLYEAMIVTGIARPQEVLYWRLKQSEEALRKSRERFKTVADFTFDWEYWLDENGQCVWVSPSAKRVTGYDAHDFYKDPDLFTKIMHPDDRDTPLVCAQDTNGEEPPCTRTFRIIRKDGTLCWIGHVCQPVYDSSGKWRGRRGSNRDITELCKAEALRKDVERIARHDLKSPLSGIISAVGVLQDAATIPEQQRMLLQKMESEARNTLNMVDMSLTLLKIEENRYEPDAGPQDAIKIIRAVLDDLAPTMRTKSVRAEVVVDPEPDDTIFMGEELLCRSLLGNLIKNAVEASPENHVVSINIAGPLSTCTVTICNMGEVPEPMRDRFFHKYSTHGKRKGMGLGTYSARLLARVQGGDVVLNTSEPGRTMVTVTLPRH; encoded by the coding sequence ATGACCAGAAAATCCCTGCTCACCGTCTTGTGCGGTCTTGTCATCCTCGGCGTTCTCCTCGTGATGAGCCGCAGCAACTATCTCTTTTTCCATTGCCTGGCCCAAACCATCAGCATTGCCGTGGCCTGGGCCGTGTTCGTGGTTTCATGGAACTCGCGCCGGGTGGTGCAGAACAACTACATGCTCTTTCTGGGCATCGGATTCCTCTTTTGCAGCAGCCTGGACTTCCTGCATACGCTGGCGTTTACAGGCATGGGCGTGTTTCCCAACCATGGCCCGAACCTGCACAGCAGCCTGTGGCTGGGCGCGCGTTTCATCCAGACCGGCGCACTGCTCATAGCACCGGTGTTCGTGCGGCGTTCCCTGAACGCCTATGGGGCGTTCGCCTGTTTCGCGCTGGTCACGGCAGCACTGGCCGGAGCCATATTCACGGGTGTTTTCCCGGTCTGCTGGGTGGAGGGATACGGCCCCACGCATTTCAGGACGTTCAGCGAATACGCCATTGCCGCCGGCATGCTGGCCGCGGCCTTCAAGCTCTACACCGAACGGGACCAGTTCAGCACCACGGTGCTGCGCATGCTCATGGCCTACATCCTGTTCACGGCCGTGCAGGAAGTGTGCTTTGCCCAGGGCGGCGTTGCGGGCGGCCCGTTCATGCTGGCCGGGCATTTGCTCAAGATTCTTGCAGTCTACTGCCTGTATGAGGCCATGATCGTCACGGGTATCGCGCGGCCGCAGGAAGTGTTGTACTGGCGGCTCAAGCAGAGCGAGGAAGCCCTGCGCAAAAGCCGCGAACGCTTCAAGACCGTGGCGGATTTCACCTTTGACTGGGAATACTGGCTGGACGAAAACGGGCAATGCGTCTGGGTTTCACCGTCCGCCAAACGGGTCACGGGCTACGATGCCCACGACTTCTACAAGGACCCTGACCTGTTCACCAAGATCATGCACCCGGACGACAGGGATACGCCGCTGGTCTGCGCGCAGGACACCAACGGCGAGGAACCGCCCTGCACCCGCACCTTTCGCATCATCCGCAAGGACGGCACCTTGTGCTGGATCGGCCACGTCTGCCAGCCGGTCTACGATTCTTCGGGCAAATGGCGCGGCAGACGCGGCAGCAACCGCGACATCACCGAACTCTGCAAGGCCGAAGCCCTGCGCAAGGACGTGGAACGCATTGCACGCCATGACCTCAAGTCGCCCCTGAGCGGCATCATCAGCGCGGTGGGCGTGTTGCAGGATGCGGCCACCATTCCCGAACAGCAACGCATGCTGCTGCAAAAGATGGAATCCGAAGCGCGCAACACCCTGAACATGGTGGACATGTCCCTGACCCTGCTGAAAATCGAGGAAAACCGTTACGAACCGGATGCGGGACCGCAGGACGCCATCAAGATCATCCGCGCCGTGCTGGACGATCTGGCCCCGACCATGCGCACAAAGTCCGTACGCGCCGAGGTCGTGGTGGACCCGGAACCGGACGACACCATTTTCATGGGCGAAGAGCTGCTCTGCCGTTCACTGCTGGGCAACCTGATCAAGAATGCGGTGGAAGCCAGCCCGGAAAATCACGTGGTCAGCATCAACATTGCCGGCCCCTTGTCCACCTGCACGGTGACCATCTGCAACATGGGCGAAGTGCCCGAACCCATGCGCGACCGCTTTTTTCACAAGTATTCCACCCACGGCAAGCGCAAGGGCATGGGGCTGGGCACCTATTCGGCCCGGCTGCTGGCCCGCGTGCAGGGCGGCGACGTGGTGCTCAACACCTCGGAACCGGGCCGGACCATGGTCACCGTGACCCTGCCGCGCCATTGA
- a CDS encoding metallophosphoesterase family protein encodes MNKPLTMAILSDIHGNLAALEAVLEHIDASGAEHALCLGDVIGYGPDPEACARLLMERNMDTVMGNHDQVLLGYQFLSWFNPQARDMLLKTRSMLTDEAIDWLTSRPHSMVRHGARFVHGCPPDSVRTYIYKRDVDLDAVFSSYEEQWCFVGHTHELGLYVQRDGAVFREPLKDGFTLGPGQRVIVNAGAVGQPRDGDPRAKYLLWEPETGHVRVQRVEYDIARTVARLRERGFPAVYGKRLG; translated from the coding sequence ATGAACAAACCGTTGACCATGGCGATTCTTTCGGACATCCACGGCAATCTGGCTGCGCTGGAAGCCGTTCTGGAACACATTGACGCATCGGGTGCGGAGCATGCGCTCTGCCTCGGGGATGTGATCGGCTACGGCCCGGACCCGGAGGCCTGCGCCCGGCTGCTCATGGAGCGGAACATGGACACGGTCATGGGCAACCACGATCAGGTTCTGCTCGGCTACCAGTTTCTTTCGTGGTTCAATCCGCAGGCGCGCGACATGCTGCTCAAGACCCGTTCCATGCTCACGGACGAGGCCATCGACTGGCTCACCTCCCGGCCGCACAGCATGGTGCGCCATGGCGCGCGCTTTGTGCACGGCTGCCCGCCGGACAGCGTGCGTACCTATATCTACAAGCGTGATGTCGATCTGGACGCTGTTTTCTCCTCGTATGAGGAGCAATGGTGTTTTGTGGGCCACACCCATGAACTGGGTCTATATGTGCAACGCGATGGCGCGGTTTTTCGGGAGCCGCTCAAGGACGGGTTCACGCTCGGCCCGGGCCAGCGCGTTATCGTCAATGCCGGGGCCGTGGGCCAGCCGCGCGACGGCGACCCGCGCGCCAAATATCTGCTCTGGGAGCCGGAAACCGGCCATGTGCGCGTGCAACGCGTGGAGTACGACATTGCGCGCACCGTGGCGAGGCTGCGCGAGCGCGGGTTCCCCGCTGTGTACGGCAAGCGGCTGGGGTGA